From Aquipuribacter hungaricus:
ACGGGGACATCCACGCCATGGCGGGCAGCGACGAGGACTGCCGCAGCCCCCAGGTCGACAGCCACCCGGCCATCTGGCCCTGCTGGTTCTGCTGGGTGAGGAGGATGTCCAGGGCGAGGCCGCGCACGTCAGGGTCGTCGCTGCGGTCGCGGACCAGCACCGACATCTCGACCGCCTGCCCGTGGTGCACCTGCATGTCCCGCGCGAACCCGGCGTCCAGCGACGCCTCGTCCGGCGCCGCCGCAGGGGCCGAGGAGCGGGCGAGCGCGGCACCGGTCAGCAGGCCGACGACCACGAGGACGGCCGCACCGAGGACCGCGAGCGCGGCCAGCAGCGGCCGTGACGTGCGCCCCGCCACCTCAGAGGGTCGCGGTCACGCCGCCGGAGCAGGCCGCGCCGGGCTCGGGGGTCTGCTCGCCCTGCAGGTACTTGGTGAGGAAGACCGGGACGCGCTCGTCGTCGACGGAGTCCAGCTGGAGCTGGGCGCCCCAGGCGCTGAGCACGACGTCGGAGGGCAGGTCCTCGCGGGGGGAGACCAGCAGGTAGTTGTTCTCCCCGGACAGCTCCTCGAGCCGGGCCACCTGGTCGGCGGGCAGGTCGGGGGAGTGGGTGATCCACACCGCGCCGTGCTCGAGGGAGTGCACGGCGGCCTCCTCCTGCACGGGGGCGTCGTAGAAGCCGCAGTCCTGCCAGCGGGGGGCCGGCAGGTGGTCGCCGCCGACAGGCGGGTCCTGTGCGTAGGCGACGTCGGTCTCGACGTGGTTCTGCGTGAGGTCGTCGGTGATCTCGACGCCCTCGATCTCGGACTCGGCCTCGGCCTCGACGGCGGCGCGCTCCCGCTCCGACTGCACGATGACGACCGCGACGACCCCGATGAGGGCGATGGCCAGCAGCGAGGCGAGCCCGATGACGAGGAACGAGCGGCGTCGCTCCGCGTTCTTCTGGGCAGCCTGCATCTTGGCCAGGCGGGCCTGACGGTCCTCGACGGGGTTGGGCACGGAGAGCTCCTCGGTCGGTGCGCGGGTCGACGTACAGACGCATCATCCCCTGCGAGAGTTCCGCGGACGCCACCCGTCCCCCCGCGGGCGGCTAGCGTGGCGGTATGAGCCGCCGGTCCCGGGTCGTGTGGGACGACGACTTCGTCCTCTACGACTTCGGCGAGGGCCACCCGATGGCCCCCCTCCGGATCGACCTCACGGCGCGGCTGTGCCGGGACCTCGGCCTGTTCGACGGCGTCGACGTCGTGGCCGCCGGGGTCGCCGACGACGAGCTCCTGCGGACGGTCCACACGGCCGGTCTCGTCGAGGCCGTCCGCCGGGCCTCGGTCGACCCGCGCGCCGACGTGGGCCGGGGCATCGGCGGGGACGACACCCCGGCGTTCGAGGGGATGCACGACTCGGCCGCCCGGGTGTTCCAGGGCTCCGTCGACCTGGCGCGCGCCATCGCCGCGGGGGAGATCGACCACGGGGTCAACTTCGCGGGCGGGCTGCACCACGCCACGGCCGACGCCGCGTCGGGCTTCTGCGTCTACAACGACTGCGCCGGCGCGATCCGCGCGCTGCTGGACTCCGGCGTCGAGCGCGTCGTCTACGTGGACACCGACGTCCACCACGGCGACGGCACCGAGTCGATCTTCTGGGACGACCCGAGGGTGACGACCGTCTCGGTGCACGAGTCCGGCCGGACGCTGTTCCCGGGCACGGGCTACCCGACCGACGTGGGCGGCCCGGGCGCCGAGGGCAGCGCCGTCAACGTCCCCCTGCCGGCGGGTACCGGCGACGCGGGCTGGCTGCGGGCCCTGCACGCCGTCGTCCTCCCCGTCGTCCGCGAGGTCCGCCCGCAGGTGCTCGTCACCCAGCACGGCTGCGACACCCACCTGCTCGACCCGCTGGCGCACCTGCGGGTGTCGGTGGACGGGATGCGCGCCGCGG
This genomic window contains:
- a CDS encoding DUF305 domain-containing protein translates to MAGRTSRPLLAALAVLGAAVLVVVGLLTGAALARSSAPAAAPDEASLDAGFARDMQVHHGQAVEMSVLVRDRSDDPDVRGLALDILLTQQNQQGQMAGWLSTWGLRQSSSLPAMAWMSPFGDGMAGMEGHSTGGPSEADVAVPPGENPMVTMGLATREEMAALTAADGVEAERIYLQLMVEHHEGGIEMASLAAEEASQPQVRRLAQGMVAGQSAEITRLTELLDARGGPLEG
- a CDS encoding DUF3105 domain-containing protein, yielding MPNPVEDRQARLAKMQAAQKNAERRRSFLVIGLASLLAIALIGVVAVVIVQSERERAAVEAEAESEIEGVEITDDLTQNHVETDVAYAQDPPVGGDHLPAPRWQDCGFYDAPVQEEAAVHSLEHGAVWITHSPDLPADQVARLEELSGENNYLLVSPREDLPSDVVLSAWGAQLQLDSVDDERVPVFLTKYLQGEQTPEPGAACSGGVTATL
- a CDS encoding acetoin utilization protein AcuC, which encodes MSRRSRVVWDDDFVLYDFGEGHPMAPLRIDLTARLCRDLGLFDGVDVVAAGVADDELLRTVHTAGLVEAVRRASVDPRADVGRGIGGDDTPAFEGMHDSAARVFQGSVDLARAIAAGEIDHGVNFAGGLHHATADAASGFCVYNDCAGAIRALLDSGVERVVYVDTDVHHGDGTESIFWDDPRVTTVSVHESGRTLFPGTGYPTDVGGPGAEGSAVNVPLPAGTGDAGWLRALHAVVLPVVREVRPQVLVTQHGCDTHLLDPLAHLRVSVDGMRAAAVLLHDVAHEHAGGRWLALGGGGYELVDVVPRAWAHLVGVAAHAPVDPETAVPQSWLEHVTALLGQPGPSRMTDGEPATFATWESGYDPADPVDQAVMATRKAVFPLLGMDPWFD